Proteins found in one Ptychodera flava strain L36383 chromosome 16, AS_Pfla_20210202, whole genome shotgun sequence genomic segment:
- the LOC139114779 gene encoding uncharacterized protein, producing the protein MPGIMSTFKSIKRCAKFPFCGTSKKFVSNVPETPEKVTSVENMCSDSPRRNSNNIKLSAIIPRQIFSQEGRQQCCTPNSGISDAKKDITPVTPSSTTFASDHTYCKPVNNTQTALSVHKAKNELDEVKVSNKEYDPVLYSLKDLSSSPKPDQSLLSQSEMFALIASVKTQSAESVAAIAMKIPNVASHIMNLMAKKIDDTARNMGNRKHGFVSYLMKKDFNSLKSFSWTEVIGEAIERFPEIIQLVVACALPMEKRSLMEKLKDFMPRLGLMYAILMQTRIHDLSKVQRVMSMLLQDHLTDQKIFDRLQKVGVCLSYTRSRAVIEEIGGHFNAEMIDAIKSGKRIRLVGDNSNYRVGVHDERIGKHSTMHHDFASAAIVQLVNFDKYSNLSPQLDYLGINHQSFLMSDTEATELKMEYVIHIARVAVRVLPCFQFLKTVIPEHIVGKCSQELAKKSKVIPLPVLVDCNEQNYSDVVQILEFYEETLNDVYTKADIPFDDKVKVHIGGDQLTRDRFSGAKRLRIGGATAMERFDHLSPITFEFFHMQMNYLQVFYKVLYKENSVQEIGTMRSEQQRILRRTVTAEVQRDYDADAEFAISFIDAYITEALMEYFGLETTNSTPTRNRPPPDLVNADDCRMWMNSTFLDLIDQFVWPKKEINLSVQAETVIDDGSVVTMKLADGTSCVILLQPKQMHREPTDYVKNYGHTVLELGLLFKSMCDMCKLPDRDRGIRILKMAMVIFKSSNNLSKYALEIIRLLVHQLCILSEREALEEFYGLFVNTKGKIDSFIPADRQMEYIIKLVKSNIKHMYSNKTESNIKKVTSAIAGISDIAENFDKSSRILVRGKKHSAISAQEDEMAIIEDLRKIRPFQCLAGRYHPSFAHISNTIQDNLDRQHFYEWIDRNIVKFATEFGK; encoded by the exons atgccaggcatcatgtcgacgttcaaAAGTATCAAAAGGTGTGCTAAATTCCCATTTTGTGGTACAAGCAAGAAGTTTGTGTCAAATGTGCCCGAAACCCCCGAAAAAGTTACTAGTGTTGAAAATATGTGCAGCGATTCTCCAAGAAGAAACTCCAATAACATTAAGCTGAGTGCCATCATACCTCGGCAGATATTTTCCCAAGAGGGACGTCAACAGTGCTGTACGCCAAATAGTGGGATAAGCGATGCCAAGAAGGACATAACCCCCGTAACTCCAAGCAGTACCACATTTGCTTCTGATCATACTTACTGCAAGCCAGTTAACAACACGCAGACTGCCTTGTCAGTACATAAGGCTAAAAATGAATTAGATGAAGTTAAAGTAAGTAATAAGGAATACGACCCAGTACTTTACAGTCTGAAAGATTTATCTTCAAGCCCAAAACCAGACCAGTCTCTGCTCAGCCAAAGTGAAATGTTTGCTCTGATTGCCTCTGTTAAGACCCAGTCTGCTGAATCAGTAGCTGCCATTGCCATGAAAATCCCGAATGTAGCCTCCCATATAATGAATTTGATGGCCAAGAAAATTGATGACACTGCAAGAAATATGGGAAACCGGAAACATGGGTTTGTGAGCTACTTGATGAAGAAAGATTTCAACAGTCTGAAATCATTTTCTTGGACTGAGGTGATTGGTGAAGCCATTGAAAGATTTCCGGAGATTATACAGCTGGTAGTTGCATGCGCTTTGCCCATGGAAAAAAGATCATTAATGGAGAAGCTAAAAGATTTCATGCCAAGATTAGGCCTGATGTATGCAATTCTCATGCAGACTAGGATCCATGATCTCAGCAAAGTTCAGCGGGTTATGTCAATGCTGTTACAAGACCACTTGACAGACCAGAAG ATTTTTGACAGACTGCAGAAAGTTGGTGTGTGCTTGTCTTATACTCGGAGTAGAGCTGTCATAGAAGAAATTGGAGGTCACTTCAATGCTGAGATGATAGATGCCATTAAGTCTGGCAAACGGATACGATTGGTTGGCGACAATAGTAACTACCGTGTTGGCGTCCATGATGAACGTATCGGCAAACATAGCACTATGCACCATGACTTTGCATCAGCTGCGATAGTACAGTTGGTCAACTTTGATAAATACAGTAACCTATCACCACAGCTTGATTACTTGGGTATCAACCATCAATCATTTCTGATGAGTGATACTGAAGCAACAGAACTAAAGATGGAATATGTCATTCACATAGCACGTGTAGCAGTGCGTGTGTTACCGTGTTTCCAGTTCTTGAAAACTGTCATACCTGAACACATTGTAGGAAAATGTAGCCAAGAACTAGCAAAGAAAAGCAAAGTAATTCCATTGCCAGTCTTGGTAGATTGCAATGAGCAGAATTACAGTGATGTGGTTCAGATATTGGAATTTTATGAAGAAACTCTGAATGACGTCTACACCAAAGCTGACATACCCTTTGATGACAAAGTTAAAGTGCATATTGGAGGTGATCAGCTCACCAGGGATCGGTTTTCTGGTGCCAAGCGCCTGAGAATTGGAGGAGCAACTGCCATGGAAAGATTTGACCATCTCAGCCCAAtcacatttgaattttttcatatgcagatgAACTACCTGCAAGTATTCTATAAGGTTCTATATAAGGAGAATAGTGTTCAAGAAATCGGCACAATGCGCTCAGAGCAACAGCGTATCTTGAGAAGGACTGTGACAGCTGAGGTACAGCGTGATTATGATGCTGATGCTGAATTTGCAATTTCATTCATTGATGCGTACATTACAGAGGCTCTGATGGAATATTTTGGCCTGGAAACTACCAATAGCACGCCTACAAGAAATCGACCACCTCCAGATCTTGTTAATGCTGATGATTGTCGAATGTGGATGAACTCAACGTTTCTGGATCTCATTGACCAGTTTGTTTGGCCTAAGAAGGAAATAAATCTGTCTGTACAAGCTGAAACTGTCATAG ATGATGGGAGTGTTGTCACAATGAAGCTTGCAGATGGAACATCATGTGTGATACTACTACAGCCAAAACAGATGCATAGGGAACCAACAGACTATGTCAAAAATTATGGCCACACAGTTTTGGAGTTAGGACTGTTGTTCAAATCAATGTGTGATATGTGTAAACTACCTGATAGGGATAGGGGTATCCGGATATTAAAAATGGCAATGGTAATTTTCAAATCTTCTAACAATCTTTCAAAATATGCCCTTGAAATTATTCGTTTATTAGTACATCAGTTATGTATATTGTCAGAACGAGAGGCATTGGAAGAGTTTTATGGTTTGTTTGTGAACACGAAAGGTAAAATAGATTCATTCATACCAGCAGACAGACAAATGGAGTACATCATAAAGCTTGTCAAATCAAATATAAAGCATATGTACTCTAACAAAACTGAAAGTAATATTAAAAAAGTTACCAGTGCAATTGCTGGCATATCAGACATTGCTGAAAACTTTGATAAATCAAGTAGAATTCTTGTTAGAGGTAAAAAACACTCAGCAATATCTGCACAAGAGGATGAAATGGCAATTATTGAAGACCTTAGAAAGATAAGACCATTCCAATGTTTAGCGGGGAGGTACCACCCCTCTTTTGCACACATCAGCAATACCATACAAGACAACCTTGACAGGCAACACTTCTATGAATGGATTGATAGAAACATTGTGAAATTTGCTACAGAATTTGGGAAATAA
- the LOC139114780 gene encoding probable ATP-dependent DNA helicase RecS translates to MKVPFNMALSTMLEFVCKTKLILSKLNEKRSSPYFGYKPKQVDCLKASLQGDCIGLLPTGYGKSLIFESLPYMMQGTTAPSTVIIISPLNAIIEEQLRKLTDDAVQITATFDESRIHACQHTYVLSHPEDILKPNIFRVMRNEMWQTKVSHIVIDEAHCVVQWGADFRPKFRDLKDLRALFNKAHVLALTATASKRTQEEITAQLLLHRTTIVSASIDRPNIMFSIRKRLPNTKIQDSYDSIVNPLIKELRDLGSSFPRTIVYCSLKWCGYIHEAALTPQYDGKDDIVPSLVAQFHASCTNQMKKEVVDSMSCEDGLRLLLATEAYGMGADPVAVRRVIHIGVPRTIETYVQEVGRGGRDGEPTEAILHYNPSDIASNVQGMSAEMRNYCTTDGCRRVFLAKAFGQDIFTENRIHHECCDNCKTSCVCKDCSPPVSPSCQVTSDFDFDGCHQQFGVDSEMKSLPNENEHHDIHKVKILYGVLCQYFDAENSLSSNPSPSVVTGLTPALAEKISLNYIKYSNRNNLLSDFTYLNISYVENIFKLISKVAT, encoded by the exons atgaaagttcCATTCAATATGGCGCTGTCCACAATGTTAGAATTTGTTTGTAAAACTAAACTTATCTTGAGCAAGTTGAACGAGAAACGTTCATCACCGTACTTTGGCTATAAACCTAAGCAAGTCGACTGTCTCAAGGCATCATTGCAAGGTGATTGTATTGGTCTCTTACCCACTGGATACGGGAAATCCCTAATATTCGAATCACTTCCATACATGATGCAGGGTACTACAGCACCGTCAACAGTAATTATAATTTCGCCATTGAATGCTATCATAGAAGAACAACTCAGGAAGCTTACAGATGATGCCGTACAAATAACTGCCACATTTGACGAGTCCAGAATTCATGCATGTCAACATACGTACGTGTTATCGCATCCTGAGGACATACTGAAACCAAATATTTTTCGTGTGATGCGAAATGAGATGTGGCAAACCAAAGTGTCGCACATCGTGATTGACGAAGCTCATTGTGTGGTACAGTGGGGGGCGGATTTTCGTCCGAAATTTAGAGATTTGAAAGACCTCCGTGCCCTCTTCAATAAGGCCCATGTGTTGGCTCTCACCGCAACTGCTTCAAAGCGCACACAGGAAGAAATTACGGCCCAACTTCTATTACATCGCACAACAATAGTGTCAGCCAGTATCGACAGACCGAATATAATGTTTTCGATTCGAAAGAGGCTGCCAAACACGAAAATTCAAGACTCATATGACAGCATTGTTAATCCCCTGATTAAAGAATTAAGAGATTTAGGAAGCTCATTTCCAAGAACAATTGTCTACTGTTCTCTGAAATGGTGTGGTTACATACACGAAGCGGCATTAACACCACAATATGATGGAAAGGATGACATAGTTCCAAGTTTGGTTGCACAATTTCACGCTTCTTGCACAAACCAG ATGAAGAAAGAAGTTGTTGATAGTATGAGCTGTGAGGATGGACTTAGATTACTGCTTGCTACAGAGGCTTATGGAATGGGAGCAGATCCAGTGGCAGTGAGAAGAGTTATCCATATTGGTGTTCCACGGACAATAGAAA CCTACGTGCAAGAAGTAGGAAGGGGTGGCAGAGATGGAGAACCAACAGAAGCAATACTTCATTATAATCCCTCTGATATCGCCAGCAATGTTCAAGGTATGTCTGCAGAAATGAGGAACTACTGTACAACAGATGGTTGTCGTCGGGTGTTCTTAGCAAAGGCATTTGGACAAgacattttcactgaaaatagGATACACCATGAGTGTTGTGACAATTGCAAAACATCCTGTGTGTGTAAGGACTGTTCTCCTCCAGTTTCACCGTCTTGTCAAGTCACctcagattttgattttgatggcTGTCATCAGCAATTCGGAGTAGATTCTGAAATGAAGTCACTTCCCAATGAAAATGAACATCATGATATTCACAAGGTAAAAATACTGTATGGAGTTTTATGTCAGTACTTTGATGCAGAAAATTCACTGTCCAGTAACCCATCACCTTCTGTTGTCACTGGATTGACACCAGCTTTAGCAGAGAAAATATCATTAAATtatatcaaatattcaaatagaaataatttaCTTTCTGAttttacttatttaaatatttcatacgttgaaaatatatttaagCTTATTTCAAAAGTTGCAACCTGA